DNA from Acetobacter aceti NBRC 14818:
TGCATCCGTTCCTGCGCGATGGCCACCCCTACACCGGCAAGCGCTGAAAAAAGAATGGCAATGGCCATAAACTGGGTGCGCGGCGGTCCCGATACGCCGAGCGGCTGATCGGCGCGGCTGATCAGTTCGGCCTCCGGTTCCTGCAAAGCCGCTGCACTCGAGGTTTGAGCATAACGACCGAGGAAATCCTGATAAACGGCACGAGCGGCAGCGGCTTCACTTTCCAGCTGCTGCAAGGTGACGTTCGCCTCGTTTTCCCGGCCAACATGCTCCTGCAGCTTTGTTACTTCATCCGTCAGGGCGGCAACGCGCCGTTCAGCGCTCCGAAGATCCTTGTCAGTGCTTGTCGTGATCTGTGACGTCACCTGCCCGATCTGGGCTCTGACGTGCGCTGCGGCAGCGCGCGCTGCCTGCAATTCCGGATTGGCGTCTCCCGCTGTACTCGCGAGACTGGCGACACGGGCGTTCAGCATGGCTTCCTGCGCCTGAAGCTGCTGGATGATTGGCGACGACAGCACGTCCGTGGTGCTTGCCGTATTTCCCATCATCTGGTTGGCGCGGGCTCTTTTGGCGGTCAGGTCCGCCTGCGCTGCGACAAGAGCGCGATTGGTTTCAACAAGCTGCTGATCCGTCACCGTTACGCCAGCTGGTGCATTCGGACTACCGGAATGGGTGATTTCGGCTGAAATCAACCCATTCTTCTCACGATATTGTTCAACCGCCTGCTCCGCCTTGCGCAGCCGCTCCCGTAGAGGAATTATCTGTTCGTCAAGAAGTGAGTTGGAGCGCCAGGTCGAGGCGATCTTCATATGACGCTTGAAATCGAGATAAACGTCAGAAAATGCATTCGCGATGTTGGCGCTGAGATCCGGACGACCGGTTCTGACGCTGACCGTGATGAGGTAGGAACGACCGTCGTTCAGAATAGTGACATTTCGACCAAGAAGATCTCTGACAACCTGAAGTTTTTCATCTGGAGTGAGCGGCTTCTCGGGATCAGCATGGCCTGTCACCTTGCTGATCCAGCCTGTAATCCGTGTCTTGAAAGACTTTTTTTCCATCTGGGCACGAAAATACGGATCATCGACAAGTTTCAGCCGCTCCGCGACTGCCTTTGCGATGGACTGGCTCTTGAAAATGCCGACTTCCGTGTTGATTGCCACAGCATCAACATCCAGCGCTCCCTGCGTTGCCTGCAGATCACGAAATTCCGCCTGTCGGGTGCCGATCATCAGTGAAGATGTGGCATCGTAATAAGCAGGTAGCGTCAGAATGAGGGCAATTGCCGGAACAACCAGAAAACCCGCAACCAGCAGTATCGTCAGCCAACGCTCTCTGATGATTTCAAATATCTTCAGAGGAGAAACGTGAGACGCATCGGGTGGAGGCTCGGAAATCCTGTCAAGCAAATTGGACTGAACGACACTCATGAAGGCGCTCCACTGCACAAAAGAGGAAGGAAGCAGACTCTGCTGATAACGGAAAAATAGACCGTGCCGGATAGGAATGCGGCTCAGCGTGCCCCTTTCTGCATCATAACGGCAGGGATGGTCCGATAAAGGATACTGAAATCAAGCGCCAGACTCCAATTCCGGACATAATAAGTATCCAACTTGACCCGTTCTGCGTAGGTTGTGTCACTTCGACCGCTCACCTGCCACAATCCTGTAATGCCGGGGCGGACAGCTTCATAATAGTGTAGGTCCTGACCGTAATATTTCAGTTCCGCCTCCACCACCGGACGAGGGCCAACGAGGCTCATCTCTCCCTTAAGGACATTCAGGAGTTGAGGAATTTCGTCGAGACTGGTGCACCGCAAAAAACGACCAATCATCGTGATACGGGGATCATGACTGAGCTTACGGGTAGTCTCCCATTCATGCCTGCAGTCTGCATTTGTTTCCAGAAGCTGTTTCAACACGACATCTGAATTTGTGACCATGGAGCGGAATTTGAGGCATTTAAAAGGTACGCCCTTCCTGCCTATCCTGACATGGCCATACAAAGCCGGACCGCCATCCAGCGATACAATGCCCCAGATAACAAGAAAAACAGGAAAGATAACGACCAGAAAACAGAACGCCATTACTACATCGAATAGTAATTTTATTTTTCTCGACAGGTAGTGCTTATCTTTTCCCAACTCAGGTCTTTCTACATGTATCGAATGCTTGCTTGCAGGAGCATGCCAGACTCTCAAATAACTTGCACATGCTGTTGCGGCCGTTTCATTTAAAGAAATGGAAGCGTCAGATGGACTTTTTTCAATTTCAGAGTCTGATGTACTCATTGTCTGCCACCCACCACGACTGTTTCATTCTTTTACAGACTGTTTGTTACTTCCCTGTGATGAACGTAAGAAAAAATGGATTAAAAATTTCAACGACCTTCTGTTTTTTGAGTATTGCCAAATTAATAAATATTAATGCGACAATATAAAAAACATACCAAATATATGCATAATTTTTACCACTTTATAAAATATAAGCATTATTAATTTTATTAATATATGTTAATATATCCGTTTGTTGTATTAATTTTATTAAAATAACTC
Protein-coding regions in this window:
- a CDS encoding GumC family protein — translated: MSVVQSNLLDRISEPPPDASHVSPLKIFEIIRERWLTILLVAGFLVVPAIALILTLPAYYDATSSLMIGTRQAEFRDLQATQGALDVDAVAINTEVGIFKSQSIAKAVAERLKLVDDPYFRAQMEKKSFKTRITGWISKVTGHADPEKPLTPDEKLQVVRDLLGRNVTILNDGRSYLITVSVRTGRPDLSANIANAFSDVYLDFKRHMKIASTWRSNSLLDEQIIPLRERLRKAEQAVEQYREKNGLISAEITHSGSPNAPAGVTVTDQQLVETNRALVAAQADLTAKRARANQMMGNTASTTDVLSSPIIQQLQAQEAMLNARVASLASTAGDANPELQAARAAAAHVRAQIGQVTSQITTSTDKDLRSAERRVAALTDEVTKLQEHVGRENEANVTLQQLESEAAAARAVYQDFLGRYAQTSSAAALQEPEAELISRADQPLGVSGPPRTQFMAIAILFSALAGVGVAIAQERMQKGVKEGTEIDAVPGLFTLGMVPSFSHSLSELYRSSQPSIYIESIEAIRTILSFGRSRFRAKTITVTSSGPEEGKTVFALSLAANTGRAGKKALILDCDTRGPSALEIVQASGKGKGERHLVTSLDKRGLSRDVLPGVDVMTMNNWKSPSDQMIVPEVLQVVLAELSPHYDLIILDTPPLLAFPDAAVLSHETDGVVLVVKWGVTTQENLKGAMRQLEAYDARTLGAVLTQVPAGSASGLSGAALQVYRHYGLLAS
- a CDS encoding sugar transferase codes for the protein MSTSDSEIEKSPSDASISLNETAATACASYLRVWHAPASKHSIHVERPELGKDKHYLSRKIKLLFDVVMAFCFLVVIFPVFLVIWGIVSLDGGPALYGHVRIGRKGVPFKCLKFRSMVTNSDVVLKQLLETNADCRHEWETTRKLSHDPRITMIGRFLRCTSLDEIPQLLNVLKGEMSLVGPRPVVEAELKYYGQDLHYYEAVRPGITGLWQVSGRSDTTYAERVKLDTYYVRNWSLALDFSILYRTIPAVMMQKGAR